A genome region from Anopheles stephensi strain Indian chromosome 2, UCI_ANSTEP_V1.0, whole genome shotgun sequence includes the following:
- the LOC118503514 gene encoding uncharacterized protein LOC118503514, which translates to MVELFKFWQRKQQEGETVAEYAKVLQKEARFCGFAEYLNKALRNQFVFGLQNKAMQTRLLEEKELTWEKATTLASAMEATQQGIGIVRHEAAAAEVKFVEKSQKPELKQKNYKPASLKCYRCGSDGHMANMCRHATTTCLKCKKVGHLHSVCRNNTKKKVNVVEEIHDSEEEEEEIV; encoded by the exons ATGGTAGAATTGTTCAAATTTTGGCAACGAAAACAGCAAGAAGGTGAAACGGTTGCGGAATACGCCAAAGTGCTCCAGAAAGAAGCAAGATTTTGTGGGTTCGCCGAATACCTGAACAAGGCGTTAAGAAACCAATTTGTCTTCGGattgcaaaacaaagccaTGCAAACCAGGCTGTTGGAAGAGAAGGAGCTTACATGGGAAAAGGCAACCACATTGGCATCAGCTATGGAAGCAACGCAACAAGGAATAGGCATTGTGAGACATGAAGCAGCCGCAGCCGAAGTGAAGTTCGTAGAAAAATCTCAGAAGCCGGagctaaaacaaaagaacTACAAGCCAGCATCGCTGAAATGCTATAGATGTGGTAGTGATGGGCACATGGCAAACATGTGCAGACATGCCACTACTACTTGTTTAAAGTGCAAAAAGGTTGGACATTTGCATAGTGTGTGTCGAAACAACACGAAGAAAAAGGTTAATGTCGTCGAGGAAATTCACGACagcgaggaggaagaagaagag aTAGTATAG